Proteins encoded by one window of Salvia splendens isolate huo1 chromosome 5, SspV2, whole genome shotgun sequence:
- the LOC121805419 gene encoding aspartyl protease AED3-like, which translates to MAALLFSLLALFLCHQPSATATSCGVADHGSTLQVLHVNSPCSPFRPKTSFSWADSVLQMQAQDKTRLQYLSSLVAGRSIVPVASGRAVTQNPTYIVRLNIGTPPQHLLVALDTSNDAAWIPCAGCIGCSSSTFDPAKSSTFKPLRCGSPQCSLVPNGGCGSASCGFNTTYGSSSISAGLVQDNITLATDSVRGYTFGCVQKTTGSSFPAQGLLGLGRGPLSLMSQTTNLYQSTFSYCLPGYKSVNFAGSLRLGPHSQPIRIKTTPLLRNPRRSSLYYVNLLAIRVGRKVLDIPPSAFAFDPNTGAGTVFDSGTVFTILVKPAYVAVRDEVRRRMRGATVTSLGGFDTCYSGAISVPTMTFMFSGMNVTLPQENFVIRSSAGSTACLAMAAAPEGAVNSALNVIASFQQQNHRILIDGGKSRLGVAREACS; encoded by the exons ATGGCCGCCCTCCTCTTCTCACTGCTCGCTCTCTTCCTCTGCCACCAACCCTCCGCCACGGCCACCAGCTGCGGCGTCGCCGACCACGGCTCCACCCTCCAAGTGCTCCACGTGAACAGCCCCTGCTCCCCATTCAGGCCCAAAACCTCCTTCTCATGGGCCGACTCGGTCCTCCAAATGCAGGCCCAAGACAAAACCCGCCTCCAATATCTGTCCAGCCTCGTCGCCGGCCGCTCCATCGTCCCCGTCGCCTCCGGCCGCGCCGTCACCCAGAACCCCACCTACATTGTCCGCCTCAACATCGGCACTCCACCTCAGCACCTCCTTGTCGCCCTCGACACCAGCAACGACGCCGCCTGGATCCCTTGCGCCGGCTGCATCGGTTGCTCCTCCTCCACCTTCGACCCCGCCAAATCCTCCACCTTCAAGCCCCTCCGCTGCGGCTCCCCTCAATGCTCCCTG GTCCCAAATGGAGGGTGCGGCAGCGCGTCGTGCGGGTTCAACACGACGTACGGCAGCTCCTCCATCTCAGCCGGTCTAGTGCAAGACAACATCACCCTCGCCACCGACTCGGTTCGCGGCTACACCTTCGGGTGCGTGCAGAAAACCACCGGCTCGTCCTTCCCGGCCCAAGGACTTTTGGGGCTTGGGCGAGGCCCATTATCTCTAATGAGCCAGACCACCAACCTCTACCAATCCACATTCTCCTACTGCTTACCCGGCTACAAGTCCGTCAACTTCGCCGGATCACTCAGGCTGGGGCCCCACAGCCAGCCCATCAGAATCAAAACCACTCCACTTCTGAGGAACCCTAGGCGATCATCTCTCTACTATGTCAATCTCCTCGCCATCAGAGTCGGGAGAAAGGTCCTCGACATTCCCCCATCCGCCTTCGCCTTCGACCCCAACACCGGCGCCGGCACCGTTTTCGATTCAG GGACGGTGTTCACGATCCTGGTGAAGCCGGCGTACGTGGCGGTGAGGGACGAGGTGCGGCGGAGGATGCGAGGCGCGACGGTTACGTCGCTGGGAGGGTTCGACACGTGCTACAGCGGGGCGATCAGCGTGCCGACGATGACGTTCATGTTCTCGGGGATGAACGTGACGCTGCCGCAGGAGAACTTCGTGATCCGGAGCAGCGCGGGGAGCACGGCGTGCCTGGCGATGGCGGCGGCGCCGGAGGGGGCGGTGAACTCGGCGCTGAACGTGATAGCGAGCTTCCAGCAGCAGAACCACCGGATCCTGATCGACGGGGGCAAGTCGAGGCTCGGGGTGGCGCGTGAGGCGTGTAGCTAG